Proteins from a single region of Gasterosteus aculeatus chromosome 20, fGasAcu3.hap1.1, whole genome shotgun sequence:
- the dbf4 gene encoding protein DBF4 homolog A isoform X1, giving the protein MKPKRIQRQTRPKWQGKGLSSGDKAMLSQSKPTCVTAAVQVKPFAGKVFYLDLPSNRIADILESDIGYLGGIVEKFFSKEIEYLVSNKREARYVHCIRQESPVLGPDSGPSSPQVQTDTFVPSRGKTLVQKVVKEQERVKMNKILSNALEWGVKILYIDDVITYVKKKKKIFGSQCPATNAVKTSVKAESAAKQGFNKSKGGRIRKPFVKVEDSSRHYRPIYLTMPNIPEFNLKTLPPHSPFCAEDKAPPGNKQPGRRGAKASASEEPANGRKKNKDKKRGGYCECCMIKYENVTTHIKSDRHKAFSRSDEYLVLDKLVSTLHFDFLIKTKVKRPKCSVSSVLMAPGPSGKPVQRREGDPDKTETFKEEEEGQQHRTVDGHEGSHSAHTLNITSGTGSTPLTSTEGRTYYTHSQRSKRKSVARKRPCRQNSLTSCSQKAAQVPEPRMETTPRGECLASIPPGGAQVNTAKPTTTGDEEGSTSCLDAMNSRNEASLKGLNVIASQEDKKKESSACEPVQGCKVSFDKNREEESLPSLTFSPVRKIQRRVRVCRRKTRKVDTCGEYVKPTDLPDSCMLKLWELFQSSDDMDGEFMGFEH; this is encoded by the exons ATGAAGCCGAAACGCATCCAGAGACAAACAAGACCCAAATGGCAAG GGAAAGGGCTCAGCAGTGGGGACAAAGCCATGCTGAGTCAATCGAAGCCAACATGTGTGACCGCTGCTGTCCAAGTCAAACCTTTTGCTGGGAAAGTGTTTTACCTGGACCTGCCGTCAAACAGGATAGCGGACATATTGGAGAGTGACATCGGATACCTGGGAGGG ATTGTTGAGAAGTTCTTCAGTAAGGAAATTGAATATCTGGTATCCAACAAGAGGGAGGCTCGATATGTGCATTGCATTAGGCAGGAGTCTCCTGTTCTTGGCCCGGACTCTGGCCCAAGTTCACCCCAagtccaaacagacaca tttGTTCCAAGTCGAGGGAAGACTTTGGTGCAGAAAGTTGTGAAAGAGCAG GAGAGGGTGAAAATGAACAAGATCCTGTCAAATGCTCTGGAGTGGGGTGTGAAAATACTCTACATAGATG ATGTAATCACATatgttaagaagaaaaaaaagattttcggCAGCCAGTGTCCTGCTACTAATGCAGTCAAAACAAGT gTCAAAGCTGAGTCCGCCGCAAAGCAAGGCTTTAATAAATCCAAAG GGGGCCGGATCCGTAAACCTTTCGTCAAGGTGGAGGATTCAAGCCG ACACTACCGGCCGATCTACCTCACCATGCCGAACATCCCCGAGTTCAACCTGAAGACTCTTCCTCCCCACAGTCCCTTCTGTGCCGAGGACAAGGCTCCTCCTGGAAACAAACAGCCGGGGCGCCG AGGTGCAAAGGCCTCAGCCAGTGAAGAGCCGGCCAACGGCCGGAAGaagaacaaagacaagaaaCGAGGCGGCTACTGCGAATGCTGCATGATCAAATACGAGAATGTGACAACG cataTAAAGAGTGACCGTCACAAGGCTTTCTCCAGGAGTGATGAATACTTGGTCTTGGACAAACTGGTCTCAACTCTGCACTTTGACTTCCTCATCAAAACCAAAGTGAAAAG ACCAAAATGCAGTGTTTCTTCTGTTCTGATGGCTCCTGGACCAAGTGGGAAACCTGTGCAAAGACGTGAAGGAGATCCCGATAAAACAGAGacatttaaagaagaagaagaagggcagCAGCATCGGACGGTCGACGGGCACGAGGGATCTCACTCGGCACACACTTTAAACATCACATCGGGGACAGGTTCCACTCCTCTGACTTCCACTGAGGGGAGAACCTATTACACTCACTCGCAGAGATCCAAGCGCAAGTCTGTGGCACGTAAACGTCCGTGCAGGCAGAATTCTTTGACTTCTTGCTCTCAAAAAGCTGCTCAGGTTCCTGAGCCCAGGATGGAAACCACCCCTAGAGGGGAATGTCTTGCCTCCATTCCCCCCGGAGGTGCTCAGGTCAACACGGCGaaaccaacaacaactggaGATGAGGAGGGCTCAACCTCCTGCTTGGATGCAATGAACAGTCGGAACGAAGCTTCCCTAAAAGGCCTTAATGTCATAGCAAGTcaagaggataaaaaaaaggaatcttcCGCGTGTGAGCCTGTTCAGGGCTGTAAGGTATCGTTTGACAAAAACAGGGAAGAAGAAAGTCTTCCTTCACTCACCTTCTCCCCGGTCCGTAAAATACAGAGGAGGGTGAGAGTCTGTAGGCGGAAGACACGGAAGGTGGACACATGTGGCGAATACGTGAAGCCGACTGACCTTCCCGACAGCTGCATGCTGAAACTCTGGGAGCTTTTTCAGTCATCCGATGACATGGATGGGGAATTTATGGGGTTTGAGCACTAG
- the LOC120810171 gene encoding uncharacterized protein LOC120810171, which produces MSSRGKQDSCQICGGALQGNQRRWLFGAQNRKAGGAQTPTGSLRGGGGSSRSSQSSPWGSTVSLGSSVSLSQLSLSSPSKAADPLAILTHILGRPVPRGGGRGEFVCGKCVSVLERVFKFDSVIARVRVLSSERLQKLTQERDKVRQWVRQNYYQRHPGDVRSGGGSTSEEDGGEAEKEGYREMLKENMALSAYECWSEKWDACPYFTRTGKRCRNGKGCEGCDSLRVSDSDYESVCGVPRRLPLQPFSPLALSRDKSQSMPLHWHRVTSLGSDPSSPAGSTLSLQTSSRTESVHSLDSLDGNDPFDPPGVRSTNFWLMELRGIEGTPVCSPSGSKIPVLDRKYSGAAGGAGSPSVNRALRFGGVWENGAGDVDGEDAQLSDEFVPLHRVGSSGRVHHAVRHLRGQLEGHKSEINGSHNGIPSLQEAEEKEGSGGALLQSLGRSLHSRERVIQEVVGLIRRLSVEDGAGVELANKLTEYLKETQSNDKARAGPVLLPDY; this is translated from the exons ATGTCCTCCAGAGGTAAGCAGGACTCGTGCCAAATATGTGGCGGAGCTCTGCAGGGAAACCAGAGGCGATGGCTGTTTGGTGCCCAAAACAGGAAGGCCGGTGGGGCTCAGACCCCGACGGGgtccctgagaggaggaggaggctcgtCTCGGTCCTCGCAGAGCAGCCCGTGGG GCAGCACGGTGTCCCTAGGTTCGTCCGTGTCCCTCTCCCAGCTGTCCCTCAGCTCCCCGTCCAAAGCCGCGGACCCGCTCGCCATTTTGACCCACATCCTCGGGCGGCCCGTCCCCCGAGGCGGCGGGCggggggagtttgtgtgtggCAAATGCGTGAGCGTCCTGGAGCGGGTCTTCAAGTTCGACTCGGTGATTGCCCGGGTGCGGGTGCTCTCGTCAGAGAGGCTGCAGAAGCTGACGCAGGAGAGGGACAAAGTCAGGCAGTGGGTGCGCCAGAACTACTACCAGAGACACCCGGGGGACGTCCGCAGCGGGGGCGGCAGCACCAGcgaggaggacggcggcgagGCGGAGAAGGAGGGCTACAGGGAGATGCTCAAGGAGAACATGGCGCTCTCGGCGTACGAGTGCTGGTCCGAGAAGTGGGACGCGTGCCCGTATTTCACAAGGACGGGGAAGAGGTGCAGAAATGGAAAAGGCTGCGAGGGCTGCGACTCCCTGCGGGTGTCCGACTCGGACTACGAGTCCGTGTGCGGCGTCCCTCGCCGCTTGCCCCTCCAGCCCTTCTCGCCGTTGGCGCTGTCGCGTGACAAGTCCCAGAGCATGCCCCTCCACTGGCACAGGGTGACGTCCCTCGGCTCTGACCCTTCCTCGCCGGCGGGGTCCACCCTGTCCCTGCAGACGTCCTCCCGCACAGAGTCTGTCCACTCGCTGGACTCCCTCGACGGCAACGACCCGTTCGACCCGCCGGGCGTGCGCTCCACCAACTTCTGGCTGATGGAGCTGCGGGGCATTGAGGGAACGCCGGTCTGCTCGCCGTCGGGGAGCAAGATCCCGGTTCTGGACAGGAAGTACTCGGGCGCGGCCGGAGGTGCGGGGTCTCCTTCGGTGAACCGGGCGCTGCgctttgggggtgtttgggagAACGGAGCGGGGGACGTGGACGGGGAGGACGCGCAGCTGAGTGACGAGTTTGTGCCTCTTCATCGAGTT GGCTCCTCTGGCAGGGTTCACCACGCTGTCAGGCACCTGCGAGGCCAGCTGGAGGGCCACAAATCTGAAATCAATGGATCACACAACGGGATCCCT TCGCTCCAGGAggccgaggagaaggagggcagCGGCGGCGCCCTCCTGCAGAGCCTCGGTCGCTCCTTGCACAGCCGGGAGCGGGTGATCCAG GAGGTTGTGGGTCTGATCAGAAGACTGAGTGTTGAGGACGGAGCAGGGGTGGAGCTGGCCAACAAGCTGACGGAGTATCTGAAGGAAACTCAATCCAACGACAAGGCAAGAGCCGGCCCGGTCCTCCTGCCCGATTATTGA
- the slc25a40 gene encoding mitochondrial glutathione transporter SLC25A40 isoform X1, whose amino-acid sequence MSVQSPEAPASNGITPFQQMVASCSGAILTSLLVTPLDVVKTRLQAQKTPFPKGIMIINCLSVYSDECNDHIHLFRYLSGKCFVYCNGLMDHICVCENGNSKAWYKAPSHFNGTVDAFVKIVRHEGIKALWSGLPPTLVMAVPATVIYFSCYDQLCVALRIRMGDFAQEAPLLAGAIARVGSATVISPLELIRTKLQSQKQSYRELTDCIRAAVQTEGWRSLWRGLGPTLFRDVPFSAMYWYNYEKGKSWLCQRYNATEPTFTVTFVSGAVSGAIASIVTLPFDVVKTRRQVELGELQAKNLSCQVSSTFSMMSRIVAQDGFGAMFAGFLPRLIKVAPACAIMISTYEFGKAFFHKHNQDTRAAAQR is encoded by the exons atGAGCGTTCAAAGTCCAGAGGCGCCAGCCTCGAATGGCATTACTCCATTTCAACAGATGGTGGCGTCCTGCTCCGGAGCCATCCTCACGTCCTTGTTAG TAACACCTTTGGATGTTGTGAAGACCAGACTGCAAGCACAGAAAACTCCCTTTCCCAAAGGTATTATGATTATCAACTGCCTGTCTGTGTATTCTGATGAATGCAATGaccacattcatttattccGATATCTTTCAGGGAAATGCTTTGTCTACTGCAACGGACTAATGGaccacatatgtgtgtgtgaaaacggCAACTCCAAGGCCTGGTACAAAGCCCCCAGTCACTTCAACGGCACAGTG GATGCCTTTGTCAAGATAGTTCGCCACGAAGGGATAAAGGCTTTATGGAGCGGTCTACCTCCGACCCT cGTGATGGCTGTCCCTGCGACAGTAATCTACTTTTCGTGCTACGACCAGCTGTGTGTAGCTCTGCGAATCAGGATGGGGGACTTTGCTCAGGAGGCTCCTCTTCTGGCAGGAGCTATTGCTAGAG tGGGTTCAGCGACAGTGATCAGCCCCCTGGAGCTGATCCGCACCAAGCTGCAGTCTCAGAAACAGTCGTACAGGGAGCTGACTGACTGCATCCGGGCTGCAGTGCAGACGGAGGGCTGGCGCTCTCTGTGGCGAGGTTTGGGGCCCACGCTGTTCCGAGACGTGCCCTTTTCAGCCATGTACTGGTACAACTACGAGAAGGGCAAGAGCTGGCTGTGTCAACGATACAACGCCACGGAACCAACGTTCACGGTGACCTTCGTATCTGGAGCGGTTTCTGGCGCT ATCGCATCCATTGTAACGTTACCCTTTGACGTTGTTAAAACCAGAAGGCAGGTGGAGCTTGGAGAGCTGCAAGCAAAGAACT TGTCGTGTCAggtctcctccaccttcagcatGATGAGCAGGATTGTGGCGCAGGACGGCTTTGGCGCAATGTTTGCAg GTTTCCTCCCGAGGTTGATCAAAGTGGCCCCAGCCTGCGCCATTATGATCAGCACTTATGAATTTGGCAAAGCCTTTTTCCACAAACATAACCAGGACACTCGGGCCGCTGCACAGCGGTGA
- the dbf4 gene encoding protein DBF4 homolog A isoform X2, whose product MKPKRIQRQTRPKWQGKGLSSGDKAMLSQSKPTCVTAAVQVKPFAGKVFYLDLPSNRIADILESDIGYLGGIVEKFFSKEIEYLVSNKREARYVHCIRQESPVLGPDSGPSSPQVQTDTFVPSRGKTLVQKVVKEQVKAESAAKQGFNKSKGGRIRKPFVKVEDSSRHYRPIYLTMPNIPEFNLKTLPPHSPFCAEDKAPPGNKQPGRRGAKASASEEPANGRKKNKDKKRGGYCECCMIKYENVTTHIKSDRHKAFSRSDEYLVLDKLVSTLHFDFLIKTKVKRPKCSVSSVLMAPGPSGKPVQRREGDPDKTETFKEEEEGQQHRTVDGHEGSHSAHTLNITSGTGSTPLTSTEGRTYYTHSQRSKRKSVARKRPCRQNSLTSCSQKAAQVPEPRMETTPRGECLASIPPGGAQVNTAKPTTTGDEEGSTSCLDAMNSRNEASLKGLNVIASQEDKKKESSACEPVQGCKVSFDKNREEESLPSLTFSPVRKIQRRVRVCRRKTRKVDTCGEYVKPTDLPDSCMLKLWELFQSSDDMDGEFMGFEH is encoded by the exons ATGAAGCCGAAACGCATCCAGAGACAAACAAGACCCAAATGGCAAG GGAAAGGGCTCAGCAGTGGGGACAAAGCCATGCTGAGTCAATCGAAGCCAACATGTGTGACCGCTGCTGTCCAAGTCAAACCTTTTGCTGGGAAAGTGTTTTACCTGGACCTGCCGTCAAACAGGATAGCGGACATATTGGAGAGTGACATCGGATACCTGGGAGGG ATTGTTGAGAAGTTCTTCAGTAAGGAAATTGAATATCTGGTATCCAACAAGAGGGAGGCTCGATATGTGCATTGCATTAGGCAGGAGTCTCCTGTTCTTGGCCCGGACTCTGGCCCAAGTTCACCCCAagtccaaacagacaca tttGTTCCAAGTCGAGGGAAGACTTTGGTGCAGAAAGTTGTGAAAGAGCAG gTCAAAGCTGAGTCCGCCGCAAAGCAAGGCTTTAATAAATCCAAAG GGGGCCGGATCCGTAAACCTTTCGTCAAGGTGGAGGATTCAAGCCG ACACTACCGGCCGATCTACCTCACCATGCCGAACATCCCCGAGTTCAACCTGAAGACTCTTCCTCCCCACAGTCCCTTCTGTGCCGAGGACAAGGCTCCTCCTGGAAACAAACAGCCGGGGCGCCG AGGTGCAAAGGCCTCAGCCAGTGAAGAGCCGGCCAACGGCCGGAAGaagaacaaagacaagaaaCGAGGCGGCTACTGCGAATGCTGCATGATCAAATACGAGAATGTGACAACG cataTAAAGAGTGACCGTCACAAGGCTTTCTCCAGGAGTGATGAATACTTGGTCTTGGACAAACTGGTCTCAACTCTGCACTTTGACTTCCTCATCAAAACCAAAGTGAAAAG ACCAAAATGCAGTGTTTCTTCTGTTCTGATGGCTCCTGGACCAAGTGGGAAACCTGTGCAAAGACGTGAAGGAGATCCCGATAAAACAGAGacatttaaagaagaagaagaagggcagCAGCATCGGACGGTCGACGGGCACGAGGGATCTCACTCGGCACACACTTTAAACATCACATCGGGGACAGGTTCCACTCCTCTGACTTCCACTGAGGGGAGAACCTATTACACTCACTCGCAGAGATCCAAGCGCAAGTCTGTGGCACGTAAACGTCCGTGCAGGCAGAATTCTTTGACTTCTTGCTCTCAAAAAGCTGCTCAGGTTCCTGAGCCCAGGATGGAAACCACCCCTAGAGGGGAATGTCTTGCCTCCATTCCCCCCGGAGGTGCTCAGGTCAACACGGCGaaaccaacaacaactggaGATGAGGAGGGCTCAACCTCCTGCTTGGATGCAATGAACAGTCGGAACGAAGCTTCCCTAAAAGGCCTTAATGTCATAGCAAGTcaagaggataaaaaaaaggaatcttcCGCGTGTGAGCCTGTTCAGGGCTGTAAGGTATCGTTTGACAAAAACAGGGAAGAAGAAAGTCTTCCTTCACTCACCTTCTCCCCGGTCCGTAAAATACAGAGGAGGGTGAGAGTCTGTAGGCGGAAGACACGGAAGGTGGACACATGTGGCGAATACGTGAAGCCGACTGACCTTCCCGACAGCTGCATGCTGAAACTCTGGGAGCTTTTTCAGTCATCCGATGACATGGATGGGGAATTTATGGGGTTTGAGCACTAG
- the slc25a40 gene encoding mitochondrial glutathione transporter SLC25A40 isoform X2, whose product MSVQSPEAPASNGITPFQQMVASCSGAILTSLLVTPLDVVKTRLQAQKTPFPKGKCFVYCNGLMDHICVCENGNSKAWYKAPSHFNGTVDAFVKIVRHEGIKALWSGLPPTLVMAVPATVIYFSCYDQLCVALRIRMGDFAQEAPLLAGAIARVGSATVISPLELIRTKLQSQKQSYRELTDCIRAAVQTEGWRSLWRGLGPTLFRDVPFSAMYWYNYEKGKSWLCQRYNATEPTFTVTFVSGAVSGAIASIVTLPFDVVKTRRQVELGELQAKNLSCQVSSTFSMMSRIVAQDGFGAMFAGFLPRLIKVAPACAIMISTYEFGKAFFHKHNQDTRAAAQR is encoded by the exons atGAGCGTTCAAAGTCCAGAGGCGCCAGCCTCGAATGGCATTACTCCATTTCAACAGATGGTGGCGTCCTGCTCCGGAGCCATCCTCACGTCCTTGTTAG TAACACCTTTGGATGTTGTGAAGACCAGACTGCAAGCACAGAAAACTCCCTTTCCCAAAG GGAAATGCTTTGTCTACTGCAACGGACTAATGGaccacatatgtgtgtgtgaaaacggCAACTCCAAGGCCTGGTACAAAGCCCCCAGTCACTTCAACGGCACAGTG GATGCCTTTGTCAAGATAGTTCGCCACGAAGGGATAAAGGCTTTATGGAGCGGTCTACCTCCGACCCT cGTGATGGCTGTCCCTGCGACAGTAATCTACTTTTCGTGCTACGACCAGCTGTGTGTAGCTCTGCGAATCAGGATGGGGGACTTTGCTCAGGAGGCTCCTCTTCTGGCAGGAGCTATTGCTAGAG tGGGTTCAGCGACAGTGATCAGCCCCCTGGAGCTGATCCGCACCAAGCTGCAGTCTCAGAAACAGTCGTACAGGGAGCTGACTGACTGCATCCGGGCTGCAGTGCAGACGGAGGGCTGGCGCTCTCTGTGGCGAGGTTTGGGGCCCACGCTGTTCCGAGACGTGCCCTTTTCAGCCATGTACTGGTACAACTACGAGAAGGGCAAGAGCTGGCTGTGTCAACGATACAACGCCACGGAACCAACGTTCACGGTGACCTTCGTATCTGGAGCGGTTTCTGGCGCT ATCGCATCCATTGTAACGTTACCCTTTGACGTTGTTAAAACCAGAAGGCAGGTGGAGCTTGGAGAGCTGCAAGCAAAGAACT TGTCGTGTCAggtctcctccaccttcagcatGATGAGCAGGATTGTGGCGCAGGACGGCTTTGGCGCAATGTTTGCAg GTTTCCTCCCGAGGTTGATCAAAGTGGCCCCAGCCTGCGCCATTATGATCAGCACTTATGAATTTGGCAAAGCCTTTTTCCACAAACATAACCAGGACACTCGGGCCGCTGCACAGCGGTGA
- the slc25a40 gene encoding mitochondrial glutathione transporter SLC25A40 isoform X3 produces MDHICVCENGNSKAWYKAPSHFNGTVDAFVKIVRHEGIKALWSGLPPTLVMAVPATVIYFSCYDQLCVALRIRMGDFAQEAPLLAGAIARVGSATVISPLELIRTKLQSQKQSYRELTDCIRAAVQTEGWRSLWRGLGPTLFRDVPFSAMYWYNYEKGKSWLCQRYNATEPTFTVTFVSGAVSGAIASIVTLPFDVVKTRRQVELGELQAKNLSCQVSSTFSMMSRIVAQDGFGAMFAGFLPRLIKVAPACAIMISTYEFGKAFFHKHNQDTRAAAQR; encoded by the exons ATGGaccacatatgtgtgtgtgaaaacggCAACTCCAAGGCCTGGTACAAAGCCCCCAGTCACTTCAACGGCACAGTG GATGCCTTTGTCAAGATAGTTCGCCACGAAGGGATAAAGGCTTTATGGAGCGGTCTACCTCCGACCCT cGTGATGGCTGTCCCTGCGACAGTAATCTACTTTTCGTGCTACGACCAGCTGTGTGTAGCTCTGCGAATCAGGATGGGGGACTTTGCTCAGGAGGCTCCTCTTCTGGCAGGAGCTATTGCTAGAG tGGGTTCAGCGACAGTGATCAGCCCCCTGGAGCTGATCCGCACCAAGCTGCAGTCTCAGAAACAGTCGTACAGGGAGCTGACTGACTGCATCCGGGCTGCAGTGCAGACGGAGGGCTGGCGCTCTCTGTGGCGAGGTTTGGGGCCCACGCTGTTCCGAGACGTGCCCTTTTCAGCCATGTACTGGTACAACTACGAGAAGGGCAAGAGCTGGCTGTGTCAACGATACAACGCCACGGAACCAACGTTCACGGTGACCTTCGTATCTGGAGCGGTTTCTGGCGCT ATCGCATCCATTGTAACGTTACCCTTTGACGTTGTTAAAACCAGAAGGCAGGTGGAGCTTGGAGAGCTGCAAGCAAAGAACT TGTCGTGTCAggtctcctccaccttcagcatGATGAGCAGGATTGTGGCGCAGGACGGCTTTGGCGCAATGTTTGCAg GTTTCCTCCCGAGGTTGATCAAAGTGGCCCCAGCCTGCGCCATTATGATCAGCACTTATGAATTTGGCAAAGCCTTTTTCCACAAACATAACCAGGACACTCGGGCCGCTGCACAGCGGTGA